The Amphiura filiformis unplaced genomic scaffold, Afil_fr2py scaffold_232, whole genome shotgun sequence genome includes the window GTAAGCTTACAAGCTTTTTCTTGTAACGCGCGGTTGGATCGCTCTTGAGTTTCTCATAGGTTTTGTCATCGTTTAACATGGTGTTTACTTTTTCTTCATAGTCCTCCTTATCCAACACTACTGTTGATTTACCTTTGTCTGACGACAGAATGAAAATTATATCCTCCTTTCTAAGATATTTTAAGGCAATTTTCTCATCTTTACTTTATAGATTAGACTTGGCGTTATTAGTAGATTTCAACACCCCTACCATTTCCGCGCGTaactattgggttttttttaccaaAGTCTGGCCTAAATTTAGAGTCGGGCGGGTTACACAAATACAACTTATTTTTTGGCCACAAACCATTGATCATTAAAGAATTTATTATTGCTTTTCTTCTAGATCATGGTATATCACCATGGCCACTGCTTTTCCAATAGACACGATTGAGTTTAAAAACATAAAACTCCGTGAGAAAATTGGTGAAGGGGGATTCGGGGCAGTCAACCGTGTAACTTTCAAGGGATATTTCAGTAAGCGCTTTAAGGGATACAAACAGGCTGCTGCCAAGTCTGTCTTCAAGCTAGAAGAAAGGGAAATTCAAGTCATGAGTCAACTTCACCATAAAAACATTGTCAAGCTGATTGGGTTTTCAAAAGCAGCTGCAACTCACATCATTCTCATGGAGTACGCTCCAAATGGATCACTGCATGATTATCTCTTTGATAATTCCAAGCCTCTGGGGAATGAGTTGAAGCAAAAATGGGCAAAGGAATCAGCACTAGCCATCCAGTATCTCCATGATCGGAACTATCTGCATAGGGATATTAAGCCATCTAACTGCCTTCTTTTTGAAGACTGCTTGCTGAAGCTGTGTGACTTTGGTATTGCA containing:
- the LOC140145359 gene encoding interleukin-1 receptor-associated kinase 4-like, producing the protein MATAFPIDTIEFKNIKLREKIGEGGFGAVNRVTFKGYFSKRFKGYKQAAAKSVFKLEEREIQVMSQLHHKNIVKLIGFSKAAATHIILMEYAPNGSLHDYLFDNSKPLGNELKQKWAKESALAIQYLHDRNYLHRDIKPSNCLLFEDCLLKLCDFGIA